A single window of Streptomyces griseoviridis DNA harbors:
- a CDS encoding indole-3-glycerol phosphate synthase: protein MFTSVLMIEKALTAADVEFVTTLHGDEDVRFLVLLQPRGDQADRLLRAIDDVALGELDEAAREGETPEGDDAKGFGRRALEVSLLALRGAGSEADGRLVENHPLDALKSLVDEVGADEVIVLTDPHYVEEFFHRDWASRARHKVGVPVLKLFSHSE, encoded by the coding sequence GTGTTCACGAGCGTATTGATGATCGAGAAGGCGCTGACGGCCGCCGACGTGGAGTTCGTCACCACCTTGCACGGGGACGAGGACGTCCGCTTCCTCGTGCTCCTCCAGCCCCGCGGCGACCAGGCGGACCGCCTGCTGCGGGCGATCGACGACGTCGCCCTCGGCGAGCTGGACGAGGCCGCGCGCGAGGGCGAGACGCCGGAGGGCGACGACGCCAAGGGGTTCGGCCGACGCGCCCTCGAGGTGTCGTTGCTCGCGCTGCGCGGCGCGGGCAGCGAGGCGGACGGGCGGCTGGTCGAGAACCACCCGCTGGACGCGCTGAAGTCGCTGGTCGACGAGGTCGGGGCGGACGAGGTGATCGTGCTCACCGATCCGCACTACGTCGAGGAGTTCTTCCACCGTGACTGGGCCTCGCGGGCCCGCCACAAGGTGGGCGTGCCGGTGCTCAAGCTGTTCTCGCACAGCGAGTGA
- the murC gene encoding UDP-N-acetylmuramate--L-alanine ligase: MAPGLPTAMDRPHFIGIGGAGMSGIAKILAQRGAKVAGSDAKESPTAEALRTLGVTVHIGHAAGHLADDASCVVVSSAIRADNPELARAAELGVPVVHRSDALAALMDGTRPIAVAGTHGKTTTTSMLAVSLGALGLDPSYAIGGDLDAPGSNALHGQGEIFVAEADESDRSFHKYAPAVAIVLNVELDHHANYASMDEIYASFETFAGRIVPGGTLVISADHEGARELTRRLAGTVRTVTYGSADDADVRVLDVVPQGLTSRVTVLLDGEEHTFAVSVPGRHYAHNAVAALAAGVALGIPAAELAPALVAYTGVKRRLQLKGEAAGVQVIDSYAHHPTEMTADLDAMRGAAGDARILVVFQPHLFSRTQELGKEMGQALTLADASVVLDIYPAREDPIPGVTSELIIEAARAAGAEVTAVHDAADVPEAVAGMARAGDLVLTMGAGDVTDLGPRILDRLSK; encoded by the coding sequence ATGGCACCCGGCCTTCCCACCGCCATGGACCGACCGCACTTCATCGGCATCGGCGGCGCCGGGATGTCGGGGATCGCGAAGATCCTCGCGCAGCGCGGCGCGAAGGTGGCGGGCAGCGACGCGAAGGAGTCGCCCACCGCCGAGGCGCTGCGCACGCTGGGCGTCACCGTGCACATCGGGCACGCGGCCGGGCACCTCGCCGACGACGCCAGCTGTGTCGTCGTCTCCTCGGCGATCCGCGCCGACAACCCGGAGCTGGCCCGCGCCGCCGAGCTGGGCGTGCCCGTGGTGCACCGCTCCGACGCGCTGGCCGCGCTGATGGACGGCACGCGGCCGATCGCGGTGGCCGGCACCCACGGCAAGACCACCACGACGTCGATGCTGGCCGTCTCGCTCGGCGCGCTCGGCCTCGACCCGTCCTACGCCATCGGCGGCGACCTGGACGCGCCCGGCTCGAACGCCCTGCACGGCCAGGGCGAGATCTTCGTGGCTGAGGCGGATGAATCGGACCGCAGCTTCCACAAGTACGCGCCCGCCGTCGCGATCGTCCTCAACGTCGAACTCGACCACCACGCCAACTACGCGTCGATGGACGAGATCTACGCCTCCTTCGAGACCTTCGCCGGGCGGATCGTGCCCGGCGGCACCCTGGTGATCTCCGCCGACCACGAGGGCGCGCGCGAGCTGACCCGGCGCCTCGCGGGCACCGTGCGGACGGTCACCTACGGCTCCGCCGACGACGCCGACGTACGGGTCCTCGACGTCGTCCCGCAGGGGCTCACCAGCCGGGTCACCGTGCTGCTCGACGGCGAGGAGCACACCTTCGCCGTCTCCGTGCCCGGCCGGCACTACGCGCACAACGCGGTCGCCGCCCTCGCCGCGGGTGTCGCGCTCGGCATCCCCGCCGCCGAGCTGGCCCCGGCGCTCGTCGCCTACACCGGCGTCAAGCGCCGGCTCCAGCTCAAGGGCGAGGCGGCCGGCGTCCAGGTGATCGACTCCTACGCGCACCACCCCACCGAGATGACCGCCGACCTCGACGCCATGCGCGGCGCCGCGGGCGACGCCCGCATCCTCGTCGTCTTCCAGCCGCACCTGTTCTCCCGCACCCAGGAGCTGGGCAAGGAGATGGGCCAGGCGCTGACCCTCGCGGACGCCTCCGTCGTCCTCGACATCTACCCGGCCCGCGAGGACCCGATCCCCGGCGTCACCAGCGAGCTGATCATCGAGGCGGCCCGTGCCGCGGGCGCCGAGGTGACCGCCGTCCACGACGCGGCGGACGTGCCGGAGGCGGTCGCGGGAATGGCGAGGGCCGGTGATCTCGTTCTCACCATGGGCGCGGGAGATGTCACCGACCTCGGTCCGCGCATCCTGGACCGACTCTCCAAGTAA
- the msrB gene encoding peptide-methionine (R)-S-oxide reductase MsrB — translation MAYDVEKPDEQWRAELSPAEYAVLRESATEPAFTGQYTATKTEGVYSCRACGADLFTSTTKFESHCGWPSFYDPKNTDAVELIQDRSHGMVRTEVRCARCGSHLGHVFEGEGYATPTDQRYCINSVSLRLTPDES, via the coding sequence ATGGCGTACGACGTCGAGAAGCCGGATGAGCAGTGGCGCGCGGAGCTGTCCCCGGCCGAGTACGCGGTGCTGCGCGAGTCCGCGACCGAGCCGGCGTTCACCGGTCAGTACACCGCCACCAAGACCGAGGGCGTGTACTCCTGCCGGGCGTGCGGCGCGGATCTGTTCACCTCCACCACCAAGTTCGAGTCGCACTGCGGCTGGCCGTCGTTCTACGACCCGAAGAACACCGACGCGGTGGAGCTGATCCAGGACCGCTCGCACGGGATGGTGCGCACCGAGGTGCGGTGCGCCCGCTGCGGGTCGCATCTCGGTCATGTGTTCGAGGGTGAGGGGTATGCGACCCCCACCGACCAGCGGTACTGCATCAACAGCGTCTCGTTGCGGCTGACGCCCGACGAGAGCTGA
- a CDS encoding lysylphosphatidylglycerol synthase transmembrane domain-containing protein → MTPLPLDETPGPRPTGAAATAPAAAPDPAPANGVGALPSLPFRFLRPPGSTPGPAAPGSARLLRRLLVLLPVLLIVVWVVFDWRTVYDGCVRLASADPWWLLAAFFFTCLGWLSSSCVRQGALPERLPTGLLIASQFAAGAANHVLPASLGAHAVTLRFLLGRGIPLARATASLALYSLVRPIAKTLVLLVFLLTSPDLLRVGTLAPDGRTLALAAGGVAGAVTVAAVLVTAVRPLRRPLLDALRSALTDVRVLHTRPSRIVALWGGAAAAPLLQASVIFSVGAALGLTLTWAQVAFAFLAASTAVGAVPAPGGIGPIDAATVFALAAMGAPLDVAATAVIGYRVLTVWLPLLPGALALSTLVQRKVL, encoded by the coding sequence GTGACCCCGCTGCCGCTCGACGAGACCCCCGGCCCGCGCCCCACCGGGGCCGCCGCCACCGCGCCCGCCGCGGCCCCTGACCCGGCCCCCGCGAACGGCGTCGGCGCGCTGCCCTCGCTGCCGTTCCGCTTCCTGCGCCCGCCGGGCTCCACCCCTGGACCGGCCGCGCCGGGCAGCGCGCGCCTGCTGCGCCGGCTGCTGGTCCTGCTGCCGGTGCTGCTGATCGTGGTGTGGGTGGTGTTCGACTGGCGGACCGTCTACGACGGCTGTGTGCGGCTGGCCTCCGCCGATCCCTGGTGGCTGCTGGCCGCGTTCTTCTTCACCTGTCTCGGCTGGCTCTCGTCGTCGTGCGTACGGCAGGGCGCGTTGCCGGAGCGGCTGCCGACCGGGCTGCTGATCGCCTCGCAGTTCGCCGCGGGCGCCGCCAACCATGTGCTGCCCGCGAGCCTCGGCGCGCACGCCGTCACGCTGCGTTTCCTGCTGGGCCGGGGCATCCCGCTGGCCCGCGCCACCGCGTCCCTCGCCCTGTACTCGCTGGTCAGACCGATCGCCAAGACGCTGGTGCTGCTGGTGTTCCTGCTGACCTCGCCCGATCTGCTGCGGGTGGGCACGCTGGCGCCCGACGGGCGGACACTGGCCCTGGCCGCGGGAGGTGTGGCGGGCGCGGTGACGGTCGCCGCGGTGCTCGTCACGGCGGTGCGTCCGCTGCGGAGGCCGCTGCTCGACGCGCTGCGCAGCGCCCTCACCGACGTACGGGTGCTGCACACCAGGCCGTCGCGGATCGTGGCGCTGTGGGGCGGGGCCGCCGCCGCGCCGCTGCTCCAGGCCAGCGTGATCTTCTCGGTGGGGGCGGCGCTCGGGCTCACCCTGACCTGGGCGCAGGTCGCGTTCGCGTTCCTGGCGGCGAGCACGGCCGTGGGGGCGGTGCCCGCGCCGGGCGGGATCGGTCCCATCGACGCGGCCACAGTCTTCGCGCTCGCCGCGATGGGCGCCCCGCTCGACGTGGCCGCGACAGCGGTGATCGGCTACCGGGTCCTCACGGTCTGGCTCCCCCTGCTCCCGGGCGCCCTGGCCCTGTCAACCCTGGTACAACGCAAGGTCCTGTGA
- a CDS encoding sensor histidine kinase codes for MRWPLGRYRRLRLGTRLALGLGALALLVFGVVGTALTTYMRTYLSHQLDDQLGLAQVAQSKSIAENGTLQGKKYYRWYYAVYDVRDGTPVPRRPEEDSDLPADLDDLTSVARAQLTAGTEVLRTRDLAGEGEYRLRACAVEPGVVLVSGAPMADIDATMRQLITVQLVAFGLALLALVVFGRRMLRRGLKPLSDMAHTAHGISSHDLTESAARLPLRADGRDGGQEVDELRTAFNTMLEHIDASLAVRARAEQRLRRFVADASHELRTPLMSVRGYADLFQYAAANAPEERDKHLARLRHEAARMGVLLDDLLLLARLDAAEVETPLRPVETDLVALVEEAADAFRASRPGHPLTVTTGPASLPLRLDPHRIRQVVDNLLTNAAVHTPHGTPVTVEVEASGAGARVLVTDAGPGIPAADRERVFDRFYRVDKARTRDRGGSGLGLSVASALVGAHGGTIELSGGPGATTFTVTLPPRGPVRADR; via the coding sequence GTGAGGTGGCCGCTCGGGCGTTACCGGCGGCTGCGGCTGGGCACCCGGCTGGCGCTCGGCCTCGGCGCGCTGGCGCTGCTGGTGTTCGGGGTGGTCGGCACCGCCCTCACCACCTACATGCGCACCTACCTCTCGCACCAGCTCGACGACCAGCTCGGGCTCGCGCAGGTCGCGCAGTCCAAGAGCATCGCCGAGAACGGGACACTCCAGGGCAAGAAGTACTACCGCTGGTACTACGCGGTGTACGACGTGCGGGACGGCACCCCGGTGCCGCGCAGGCCCGAGGAGGACAGCGACCTGCCGGCCGACCTCGACGACCTGACGTCGGTGGCGCGGGCGCAGCTCACGGCGGGCACCGAGGTGCTGCGCACCCGCGACCTCGCGGGTGAGGGCGAGTACCGGCTGCGGGCCTGCGCGGTGGAGCCGGGGGTGGTGCTGGTCAGCGGGGCGCCGATGGCGGACATCGACGCGACGATGCGGCAGCTGATCACCGTCCAGCTCGTCGCGTTCGGTCTCGCGCTGCTGGCGCTCGTGGTGTTCGGGCGGCGGATGCTGCGGCGGGGTCTGAAGCCGCTGAGCGACATGGCGCACACCGCGCACGGCATCAGTTCGCACGATCTGACCGAGTCGGCGGCGCGGCTGCCGCTGCGCGCCGACGGGCGCGACGGCGGGCAGGAGGTCGACGAGTTGCGGACCGCGTTCAACACGATGCTGGAGCACATCGACGCCTCGCTCGCGGTGCGGGCGCGGGCCGAGCAGCGGCTGCGCCGGTTCGTCGCGGACGCCTCGCACGAGCTGCGGACCCCGCTGATGTCGGTGCGCGGCTACGCGGACCTGTTCCAGTACGCGGCCGCCAACGCGCCCGAGGAGCGGGACAAGCACCTGGCGAGGCTGCGCCACGAGGCGGCCAGGATGGGGGTCCTCCTCGACGACCTGCTGCTGCTCGCCCGGCTGGACGCGGCGGAGGTCGAGACCCCGCTGCGGCCGGTGGAGACGGATCTGGTGGCGCTGGTGGAGGAGGCGGCGGACGCGTTCAGGGCGAGCCGCCCAGGCCATCCGCTGACGGTGACCACCGGCCCCGCGAGCCTGCCGCTGCGTCTCGATCCGCACCGGATCCGGCAGGTCGTGGACAACCTCCTCACCAACGCGGCCGTACACACCCCGCACGGCACCCCGGTCACGGTCGAGGTGGAGGCGTCGGGCGCGGGCGCGCGGGTCCTGGTCACCGACGCGGGCCCCGGCATCCCGGCCGCCGACCGGGAGCGGGTCTTCGACCGCTTCTACCGGGTCGACAAGGCCCGCACCCGCGACCGGGGCGGCAGCGGGCTCGGCCTGTCGGTGGCGAGCGCGCTGGTCGGGGCGCACGGTGGCACGATCGAGCTGAGCGGCGGGCCGGGAGCGACGACGTTCACGGTGACGCTGCCGCCGCGCGGGCCGGTCCGCGCGGACCGGTGA
- a CDS encoding response regulator transcription factor, translating to MEKVRLLVVDDDPPIADLVATVARYEGWEAVTAHSGEEALRLAGEFGPDIVVLDLMLPDLDGFGVLDRLRRSGTMVPVVFLTARDAVADRVAGLTRGGDDYLVKPFAVEELMARLRTVLRRSAGPGFERSVLRVADLTMDEDTREVRRGERALTLTPTEYEVLRYLMRKSPTVLTKAQILDHVWEYGFGGRSNVVELVVSRLRRKLDDTGEPLIHTVRGFGYVVRRVPE from the coding sequence GTGGAAAAAGTACGCCTGCTCGTCGTGGACGACGACCCGCCGATCGCCGATCTCGTCGCGACGGTCGCCCGTTACGAGGGCTGGGAGGCGGTCACCGCGCACTCGGGCGAGGAGGCGCTGCGGCTGGCCGGTGAGTTCGGCCCTGACATCGTGGTGCTCGACCTGATGCTGCCCGACCTGGACGGCTTCGGTGTCCTCGACCGGCTGCGGCGCTCGGGCACGATGGTGCCCGTGGTGTTCCTGACCGCGCGGGACGCGGTCGCCGACCGGGTGGCCGGCCTCACCCGGGGCGGTGACGACTACCTGGTCAAACCGTTCGCGGTGGAGGAGCTGATGGCGCGGCTGCGGACGGTGCTGCGGCGCAGCGCCGGGCCCGGCTTCGAGCGGTCGGTGCTGCGGGTGGCGGATCTGACGATGGACGAGGACACCCGGGAGGTGCGGCGCGGCGAGCGGGCGCTGACGCTGACGCCGACCGAGTACGAGGTGCTGCGCTACCTGATGCGCAAGTCGCCGACGGTGCTGACCAAGGCGCAGATCCTCGACCATGTCTGGGAGTACGGCTTCGGCGGGCGTTCGAACGTGGTGGAGCTGGTGGTCAGCAGGCTGCGCCGCAAGCTCGACGACACGGGCGAGCCGCTGATCCACACCGTGCGCGGCTTCGGGTACGTGGTGCGGCGGGTCCCGGAGTGA